Part of the Mus caroli unplaced genomic scaffold, CAROLI_EIJ_v1.1 scaffold_14476_1, whole genome shotgun sequence genome is shown below.
TCTCCAGGCAGccccagcagcaacagcagctcaTCTTTCTACTCTTCCTCATCATGTACCTGGCCACTGTCCTGGGAAACCTGCTCATCATCCTGGCCATCAGCACAGACTCCCGCctgcacacccccatgtacttcttcctcagcaaCCTGTCCTTTGTGGATGTCTGCTTCTCCTCTACCACTGTCCCTAAGGTACTGGCCATTCACATACTCAGAAATCAAGCCATTTCATTCTCTGGGTGCCTCACACAGctgtattttctctgtgtgtttgctgaCATGGACAATTTCCTGCTGGctgtgatggcctatgaccgATTTGTGGCCATATGCCACCCTTTACACTACACAACAAAGATGACCCATCAGCTTTGTGTCCTTCTTGTTGTTGGGTCCTGGATGGTAGCCAGTCTGAATGCTCTGTTGCACACACTGCTCGTGGCTCAACTCTACTTCTGTGGGGATAATGTGATCCCCCACTTCTTCTGTGAAGTGACTCCCCTGCTGAAACTCTCTTGCTCAGACACACATCTCAATGAGTTGATGATTCTTGCTGTTGCAGGGCTGATAATGTTAGCTCCATTTGTTTGCATCCTCTTGTCTTATATCCTTATTGCTTGTGCCATCCTGAGAATCTCATCCACAGGAAGATGGAAAGCCTTCTCCACCTGTGGCTCACACCTGGCTGTTGTGTGCCTCTTCTATGGCACTATCATATCCCTGTATTTCAACCCCTCATCTTCTCACTCAGCTGGGAGGGACATGGCAGCTGCCATGATGTACACAGTGGTGACCCCCATGCTGAACCCTttcatctacagcctgaggaacaggGACATGAATGGGGCTTTAaggaaagtgcttgccatgaGATTTATATCTAAGCAGTAATGTTGGGGGTGTCAAACATCACAGAAGGAACTAATGTCTAACAATTATTCATGttttttcaattatttgaaaTGGAGCACTTGTTTTGTTGTAAGAAAAGCATCTACTATCTCTACCAGATACAGAGCCCAGGATACAAACCCTTTgggtaaaagaatgaaaaaaaaaatctctttactGAAGGTTGTTACTTGGATTATCATGTCAATACCTTGGCAGAATTCACCATGAGCACCCATCTACAGTTCTGGGAAAGTGCAAGGAGTATCTATGGGACAACACTGAAAAGTGACTTGTGGTAAGCTCAAAACTGGGTCAGGTGTTGTCAGAATGGGGAATAGATTCCTCCTCCAGATGGGATGTCATTTCTAACTTGGGATGATtctgaatgtttttcttcatgtAGATGAATACAAGACTGAGCTCTGGTTGGCCAAGCTGCAGCAGCTACATAAGTCTGCCATTTTCAGACATGTGCTGTTATTTTGTTGGCATCAGCAGACCCTAGGCTCTTGTGTTCTTCTGTGCTAACAACACCTTGTGCTATCACTATATCAGAGACTGATCTGCTACTGACATCCTTTGTAATGCTCCATGTTCCTCAGCAGAGTTCCAGCACCCAACAGGAGTATCCAGGCCACCTCTGGGAAGCCACAActgttcattctttcttcccaCAGAGACCTCAGCCTAAGCCCCTTTCACATGAATATCAGACTTGGTGGGTTGAGAAGTGAGAGTTTGGAGCTCCAGGAAACCCTACTTCTGCAGCTCATTTGGACTTACTAGGTTATTTTTGTTATCTGGGcattatatagtatataacatTAAGCAaaaaaatgagccaattcaataaaaatgagcTGAACCGTCTCCAATTCTAGTGTGCAGACAAGtcagtctctctgctctctttcctgtctgtcagTATTTGCTGGTCTTCTTATATAGCaactatgttgttgttgttgttgttgttgttgttgttgttgttgttgttgttattgttgttgttgttgttgttgttgttgttgttgttgttgctgctgctgctgctgctgttgttgctgttgttgttttgtttgagatggagtctctctaTGCAGTCCTGACTCTTCTGGAACTTTAATTTAGTAAAAAATGTACATATTGgatttcaattttcatttcataGTAAAACTTTTAAAGTTAGTGCTTGAAGTTTGGTTTTGCTGATcctgtgtatttttatttctaagatttttatttttattttctaagattttattgtaatgaaaatttttatttctttcatttttaatttaccacctaatttttctttgtttcatttatttctttatttctctaccttcctttcttcctccctccctccctcgctccccctctcttccttctgttctttctttcacaCCTACTAAGTTTAACTTTCATTTCCACATACTCAGATGGGTGGTCTTCACTGAACTGTGGATGAGTTAAAGAAACtatactcaaacaaacaaacaaacaaacctgaccCTTCCTTTCCTATTGCTAACACT
Proteins encoded:
- the LOC110287636 gene encoding olfactory receptor 1361-like, with amino-acid sequence MGGTNQSSVSEFLLLGLSRQPQQQQQLIFLLFLIMYLATVLGNLLIILAISTDSRLHTPMYFFLSNLSFVDVCFSSTTVPKVLAIHILRNQAISFSGCLTQLYFLCVFADMDNFLLAVMAYDRFVAICHPLHYTTKMTHQLCVLLVVGSWMVASLNALLHTLLVAQLYFCGDNVIPHFFCEVTPLLKLSCSDTHLNELMILAVAGLIMLAPFVCILLSYILIACAILRISSTGRWKAFSTCGSHLAVVCLFYGTIISLYFNPSSSHSAGRDMAAAMMYTVVTPMLNPFIYSLRNRDMNGALRKVLAMRFISKQ